A section of the Candidatus Thermoplasmatota archaeon genome encodes:
- the hutH gene encoding histidine ammonia-lyase, whose translation MTDPGNRSKDVVRLDGDSLTVEKVVRVAREFAKVELAPAARDRMAKSRKALEKLVEDGRTIYAINTGVGELVDVRIPPEELKNLQVNLIRSHACGVGERYPVEIARAMMLLRANALAKGYSGVRPDIVRMLVDMLNRRVHPMVPRQGSVGASGDLVMLAHLGLVMIGEGEADAGHGLEAGASALKRKKLSPVSLEPKEAISLINGTQAMGAVGVLTVKDAAVIADNAQIAASMSLEALKGTSSAFDLRISQVRPHKGQLHVSRNMLSLLQGSEIMVSHHDCPKVQDAYSLRCVPQVIGASIDAIWYAHDVLGVEMNSATDNPLFFPDDGMVISGGNFHGQPLALAMDFLGLAVHELGSFSERRTARMVDDKLSGLPAFLTRHGGVSSGLMVPQYVAASIVSENKILVHPASADSIPTSANQEDHNSMGATAAWKARIIAENVRRVIAIEMITAAQGIDFIHLSSSPAIEKVKGALRREVPPIEEDRSLTREIEKVADMISQGVFVQAAESACGFLRA comes from the coding sequence ATGACGGATCCAGGTAATCGTTCAAAGGACGTCGTCAGATTGGATGGCGACAGCCTGACTGTGGAGAAGGTCGTTCGAGTTGCACGCGAGTTTGCCAAGGTGGAGCTCGCGCCTGCTGCCAGGGACCGGATGGCCAAGTCCAGGAAGGCGCTCGAGAAGCTTGTTGAGGACGGCAGGACCATCTATGCGATAAACACGGGCGTGGGCGAGCTCGTGGATGTCAGGATCCCGCCAGAAGAGCTGAAGAACCTCCAGGTCAACCTTATCAGAAGCCACGCCTGCGGCGTGGGAGAGCGATATCCAGTCGAGATAGCGAGGGCGATGATGCTCCTCCGGGCGAACGCGCTCGCGAAAGGGTATTCAGGCGTGAGGCCAGACATCGTCAGAATGCTCGTCGACATGCTCAACCGCAGAGTGCACCCGATGGTGCCAAGGCAAGGCTCTGTTGGCGCGAGCGGCGACCTGGTGATGCTCGCGCACCTCGGCCTTGTTATGATCGGCGAGGGTGAGGCGGACGCAGGCCACGGTCTGGAAGCCGGAGCAAGCGCGCTGAAGAGGAAGAAACTATCCCCCGTTTCGCTCGAGCCCAAGGAGGCGATCTCGCTCATCAACGGAACGCAGGCCATGGGTGCTGTGGGCGTCCTGACAGTCAAGGATGCTGCAGTCATCGCAGACAACGCCCAGATAGCCGCCTCCATGTCCCTCGAGGCGTTGAAAGGGACATCCTCTGCCTTCGACCTGAGGATATCACAGGTCAGGCCTCACAAGGGCCAGCTCCATGTTTCCAGGAACATGCTCTCGCTACTCCAAGGGAGCGAGATCATGGTCTCTCACCACGACTGCCCGAAGGTCCAGGACGCGTATTCTCTGCGTTGTGTTCCTCAGGTCATCGGCGCCAGCATTGATGCCATCTGGTACGCTCATGACGTCCTTGGCGTCGAGATGAACTCCGCCACGGACAATCCCCTCTTCTTCCCTGATGATGGCATGGTCATATCCGGCGGCAACTTCCACGGACAACCGCTGGCTCTTGCGATGGACTTCCTTGGACTTGCGGTCCACGAGCTCGGAAGCTTTTCCGAGAGAAGGACCGCCCGGATGGTGGACGACAAGCTGAGCGGTCTGCCGGCGTTTTTGACCAGGCATGGAGGAGTGAGTTCTGGCCTAATGGTGCCCCAGTACGTGGCGGCGTCCATAGTCTCCGAGAACAAGATCCTCGTGCATCCAGCCTCCGCAGATTCCATTCCCACGAGCGCCAACCAGGAGGACCACAATAGCATGGGCGCGACAGCTGCTTGGAAGGCCCGCATTATAGCCGAGAATGTCAGACGTGTGATCGCGATCGAGATGATCACGGCAGCACAGGGCATCGATTTCATACATCTATCAAGCAGCCCCGCAATCGAGAAGGTAAAAGGGGCACTTCGCCGGGAAGTCCCACCTATCGAGGAGGACAGGTCTTTGACCAGGGAGATCGAGAAGGTTGCGGATATGATCTCGCAGGGCGTCTTCGTCCAGGCCGCCGAGAGCGCCTGTGGATTCCTGCGTGCGTGA
- a CDS encoding TldD/PmbA family protein has protein sequence MEDLAEATIEHALKLGAEFADLRMESATGTNIVVMDGRTKTLSAQRESGCGLRAFIGGAWGFASTNTLTSASLKAAAASAVKMAKVARAKAKIKFEIKHASGIRKGEEYRCRIRPMDVRIEDKISFALSQDKAMRGMDPRISSTNASYADLEADRIVANSFGTMARITERWLVAACSAYAKSEGVVQRGHSASGNVGGYELMKKEESVNMGLEAAAQALRLLESKPVPAGKFTVVLDNKMTGLVAHEAFGHACEADAVLAGASVLEGKVGRKVANEGVSLIDDPTIKDTFGYFSIDWEGVKAKKHVLIENGVLKGFMHNLESSSRMDEEPNGAARAQAFNNTPIIRMSNTYIEGGDWKKDELFEGIKRGMLIQGSQYGYVEPAKGQFMFKGDEAYEIKNGEIGQRHRDASISGVIMDVLRNVEGIGNDFMLGDPGYCGKSGQSARTTDGGPHLRIANMVVGGLA, from the coding sequence ATGGAAGATCTCGCGGAAGCCACGATCGAACACGCGCTGAAGTTGGGCGCCGAGTTCGCCGACCTCAGGATGGAGTCTGCCACAGGCACGAACATCGTCGTCATGGACGGCAGGACGAAGACCCTCTCCGCCCAGCGCGAGTCTGGTTGCGGTCTGCGCGCATTCATTGGGGGCGCATGGGGCTTCGCATCGACCAATACTTTGACATCAGCTTCATTGAAGGCCGCGGCCGCCTCCGCCGTCAAGATGGCGAAGGTCGCCCGGGCCAAGGCAAAGATCAAGTTCGAAATAAAGCATGCGAGCGGCATCAGGAAGGGAGAGGAGTACAGGTGCAGGATCAGGCCGATGGATGTCAGAATCGAAGACAAGATCTCGTTCGCTCTCTCCCAGGACAAGGCCATGCGTGGAATGGATCCGAGGATCTCGAGCACCAACGCGAGTTACGCCGACCTCGAGGCTGACCGTATCGTGGCGAACTCCTTCGGGACGATGGCACGGATAACCGAACGCTGGCTCGTGGCCGCATGCTCGGCGTATGCGAAGTCGGAGGGCGTCGTTCAGCGTGGCCACTCAGCGTCGGGAAATGTTGGCGGATATGAGCTCATGAAGAAGGAGGAGTCAGTTAACATGGGGCTCGAAGCAGCCGCTCAGGCGTTGCGTCTTTTGGAGTCTAAGCCCGTCCCTGCGGGCAAGTTCACGGTAGTCCTGGACAACAAGATGACCGGACTGGTGGCCCACGAGGCCTTCGGCCACGCGTGCGAGGCGGACGCGGTCCTGGCGGGCGCCTCGGTGCTTGAGGGAAAGGTCGGTCGGAAGGTCGCCAATGAAGGCGTCAGCCTTATCGATGATCCAACCATCAAGGACACCTTCGGCTACTTCTCCATAGACTGGGAAGGAGTCAAGGCAAAGAAGCATGTGCTCATAGAGAACGGTGTACTGAAGGGTTTCATGCACAACCTCGAATCGAGTAGCCGGATGGATGAGGAGCCGAACGGCGCAGCACGCGCTCAGGCCTTCAACAACACCCCCATCATCCGCATGAGCAACACGTACATCGAGGGCGGAGACTGGAAAAAGGACGAGCTGTTTGAGGGCATCAAACGCGGCATGCTGATCCAGGGAAGCCAGTACGGCTATGTAGAGCCCGCCAAGGGCCAGTTCATGTTCAAGGGCGACGAGGCATATGAGATAAAGAACGGAGAGATAGGACAGCGGCACAGAGATGCGTCCATCTCCGGCGTGATCATGGATGTCCTCCGCAATGTCGAGGGCATCGGGAACGATTTCATGCTAGGTGATCCGGGCTACTGCGGCAAGTCGGGCCAGTCGGCGAGGACCACGGATGGCGGGCCTCACCTGCGAATCGCCAACATGGTCGTGGGAGGCCTCGCCTGA
- a CDS encoding TldD/PmbA family protein — protein sequence MMVDMVDLAEKVVRYVMRLGPSDCDVLVADSKHVSAEIEKSSMKQANTMTDPGVAVRAFKEGCPGFSHCTGHDWPSVKKAADLAVSQAKAGTPDPDFHGLPEKKRQSKVKGLFDSKVSQLEPDEIVGMAITLADWAGDDKRISSVNASVGAGYGTLAFANSRGITGSQKFSSFDMSSEAVARSGSRMFSGVDMGWTRQLDRTLFEKVGRSAMEHAIRGLKQTKIDTGDLPVVWDPLAIGFVLSTAIGGGANAESVQRKRSYLSGRLGEKIGSESLTIVDDPTVDWAVGSYAFDGEGTPAFAKQLVEKGELKSYLHDSYTAGKDSVESTGNSSRGGIMWSFRRPPSISSSNLVVAEGDSSIQEMLDETRKGVYLRLTYDYPNLATGEFSGLMMESFRIDKGELGESIQQATIGVGLLELFSRIDMVGDESRDVFGVKTPAIRISKAKVAGSR from the coding sequence ATGATGGTCGACATGGTAGATCTTGCTGAGAAGGTGGTTCGATACGTCATGAGGCTCGGGCCGTCCGATTGCGACGTCCTGGTGGCGGATTCCAAGCACGTGTCTGCGGAGATAGAGAAGAGCTCGATGAAACAGGCGAACACGATGACCGACCCGGGTGTGGCTGTGAGGGCGTTCAAGGAAGGATGCCCCGGATTCTCCCATTGCACTGGCCATGATTGGCCTTCAGTCAAGAAGGCAGCAGACCTGGCAGTCTCTCAAGCCAAAGCTGGTACGCCTGATCCGGACTTCCACGGACTCCCGGAGAAGAAGAGACAGTCAAAAGTCAAGGGCCTGTTCGATTCGAAGGTATCACAGCTCGAGCCGGACGAGATAGTCGGCATGGCCATAACACTGGCGGATTGGGCGGGAGACGACAAGAGGATCTCGTCGGTGAACGCGAGCGTGGGCGCCGGGTACGGCACGCTCGCATTCGCGAATAGCCGCGGCATCACGGGTTCTCAGAAGTTCTCATCCTTCGATATGAGCTCAGAAGCCGTTGCCAGGTCAGGTTCCAGAATGTTCTCTGGGGTGGACATGGGGTGGACCCGACAGCTCGATAGGACCCTGTTCGAGAAAGTAGGGAGGAGCGCGATGGAGCACGCCATCAGGGGCCTCAAGCAGACGAAGATCGATACTGGCGACCTCCCGGTTGTCTGGGATCCGTTGGCTATCGGTTTCGTCCTCTCGACGGCGATAGGTGGAGGAGCGAACGCCGAGAGCGTGCAGCGCAAGAGGAGCTATCTTTCCGGCCGCCTTGGAGAGAAGATCGGCTCGGAGTCGCTCACGATCGTCGATGACCCGACTGTCGATTGGGCCGTCGGAAGCTATGCTTTTGACGGCGAGGGTACTCCCGCCTTCGCCAAGCAATTGGTCGAGAAGGGCGAGCTCAAGTCCTATCTACATGACAGTTATACCGCAGGCAAAGACTCGGTCGAGAGCACAGGCAATTCCTCGAGAGGAGGCATCATGTGGAGCTTCAGGAGGCCGCCGTCGATCTCCAGCTCGAACCTGGTAGTTGCAGAAGGCGACTCCAGCATACAGGAGATGCTTGATGAGACAAGGAAGGGAGTCTATCTGCGCCTGACCTACGACTATCCGAACCTTGCGACGGGCGAGTTCTCAGGACTCATGATGGAGAGCTTCAGGATCGACAAGGGCGAGCTGGGCGAATCCATCCAACAGGCCACGATTGGAGTCGGCCTGCTGGAGCTGTTCTCGCGAATAGACATGGTGGGTGACGAATCGAGGGATGTCTTCGGGGTCAAGACGCCTGCCATCAGGATTTCGAAGGCGAAGGTCGCGGGTTCCCGCTAG